Proteins found in one Sporosarcina jeotgali genomic segment:
- a CDS encoding SDR family oxidoreductase, translating into MNRFENKVVIVTGAGSGLGQAASLQLASENAKLVLVDLSLEGLKETEEKVLAISSNTEVLLVKANVADEEAVKGYVDATVEKYGKIDAFFNNAGIEGKQNLTEDFGTDEFEKVVSINLNGVFYGMKHVLKVMKDQGTGSIVNTASVGGIRGVGNQSGYAASKHGVVGLTRNSAVEYGEFGVSIKAIAPGAIMTPMVEGSLRQIGGDDWESAGKEFVKGNPMRRFGKPEEVGYLVAFLLSKQADFINGVVVPIDGGQSYKY; encoded by the coding sequence ATGAATCGTTTTGAGAATAAAGTCGTGATTGTGACAGGAGCGGGTTCAGGACTTGGACAGGCCGCATCCTTACAATTAGCATCTGAAAATGCGAAGTTAGTATTAGTGGATTTAAGTCTAGAAGGCTTAAAGGAAACAGAAGAAAAAGTATTAGCAATTTCTTCGAATACAGAAGTGTTGTTAGTGAAAGCGAACGTAGCTGATGAAGAAGCTGTAAAAGGATACGTGGATGCAACAGTTGAAAAATACGGGAAGATCGATGCTTTCTTTAACAATGCAGGCATTGAAGGTAAACAAAATTTAACAGAAGATTTTGGTACTGATGAATTCGAAAAGGTAGTTTCCATTAACTTAAATGGTGTTTTCTACGGAATGAAACATGTACTAAAAGTTATGAAAGATCAGGGAACAGGTTCAATAGTGAATACTGCTTCTGTTGGAGGGATTCGCGGGGTTGGTAATCAGTCAGGGTATGCAGCTTCTAAACACGGTGTTGTAGGGTTGACACGTAATTCCGCAGTAGAATATGGAGAGTTTGGTGTTTCCATCAAAGCGATCGCACCGGGTGCTATTATGACGCCTATGGTTGAGGGATCACTCCGCCAAATAGGAGGAGATGATTGGGAATCTGCGGGTAAAGAGTTCGTGAAAGGGAATCCGATGCGTCGCTTTGGTAAGCCTGAAGAAGTGGGTTACTTAGTTGCATTTTTACTTTCAAAACAAGCTGACTTTATTAACGGTGTCGTTGTGCCAATTGATGGTGGACAATCCTATAAATATTGA
- a CDS encoding dihydropteridine reductase codes for MQIYWTKINKIIEETPEVKTFLLDCPKDFVWEEGSHTHLALEGFNAGEKPNRNLIRHMSISTLPYENSIGITTRIKEQCSEFKTILRNLTVGDEVALFKTHSNVPLKRTDKNVYLLSSGVGLATFRPLVLDYFERADNVNQIHSLNIDSSKDFLFTAIFESTPDKKFTSQFVDNRKDYYEEVKQLASDKDGLFYVVGSDEFLIQNIEVLREQGVNPEQIMLDKREQSLPDFLSADVSV; via the coding sequence ATGCAGATTTACTGGACTAAAATCAATAAGATTATAGAAGAAACACCTGAGGTTAAAACGTTCTTACTCGACTGCCCGAAAGACTTTGTATGGGAAGAGGGCTCTCACACTCACTTAGCGCTGGAAGGTTTTAATGCTGGAGAAAAGCCTAATCGAAACTTGATCCGTCATATGTCCATTTCCACGTTACCATATGAAAATTCGATCGGGATTACCACTCGCATTAAAGAACAGTGTTCAGAGTTTAAAACCATTTTGCGGAATCTAACTGTCGGCGATGAAGTCGCACTATTTAAAACGCATTCAAATGTGCCGCTTAAGAGAACTGATAAAAATGTATACTTGCTGTCGTCCGGAGTCGGTCTGGCAACTTTCAGACCGCTCGTTCTGGATTATTTCGAACGTGCTGATAACGTGAATCAAATTCATTCACTGAACATTGACTCATCAAAGGATTTTTTATTCACTGCTATTTTTGAATCTACACCTGATAAGAAGTTCACATCCCAGTTCGTTGATAATCGAAAAGATTATTATGAAGAAGTGAAGCAGCTCGCTTCTGATAAGGATGGACTCTTCTATGTTGTCGGCAGCGATGAATTCCTCATTCAGAATATTGAAGTGCTTCGTGAGCAGGGCGTCAATCCCGAACAGATCATGCTTGATAAACGTGAACAATCTCTGCCTGATTTTTTATCAGCAGATGTGTCAGTTTAA
- a CDS encoding alkaline phosphatase family protein, which produces MSFDGLGYADAQRYMNKGSMPNLKEFQKNAAYATDFVTVMPSLTAPSHAAMATGAGPEKTGVVSNQFHTREDKVNDDQSGFAQTLGVTPIWKEAVNQGKVTATVAFPDSNPENSSAAAYAVYSGGTLSKSHLHNLKFSAIEDERINQLATKPVKVEEAIITLDIKDAPTQQLFILRTDEKEPKLYISTDQHSIGKKMSSNGWIPIDLDLPSLDSAGFYVKLKGDVKKKENLQLFQGTIMGGLYRGADDFSNRIKSKFGFYPAADEQEAFTSGQITREEYEQVGEHFTQWVTDVSSYIKSTYHPDLLFYYYPMVDTELHKFLLRDPAQPGYTPANVRKNEEYVSWAFSQADQAIGKIRNNMNSDDHLIVISDHGLEPIHTRLSPNKELEKAGLLVRDQKGKIDSTKTKAYAEASGTIAHVYVNLKGRERRGSVEDTEFDQVKQQIVSIFKTRKVLSSIAQNPEKMVPPSIRWLTGKTENPSKIVTYPNKLGAFNPDYSEVTPYERVWTSDSGEHDFLMNGNSGDVFLSAAPGFLLARNADFAVEPTLELGSHGGDPDRRRLRPMLYAAGPGIPPGEMDNSISMVDIAPSLYELLGLQTPDFVEGKPIWNSK; this is translated from the coding sequence GTGTCGTTTGACGGATTAGGCTACGCGGACGCACAGCGCTATATGAATAAAGGAAGTATGCCGAACTTGAAAGAATTTCAAAAAAATGCTGCCTATGCGACAGATTTTGTCACAGTGATGCCCTCTTTAACTGCTCCTTCCCATGCTGCTATGGCAACAGGCGCAGGACCTGAAAAAACTGGGGTTGTCAGTAACCAATTTCACACACGTGAAGACAAGGTAAATGACGATCAAAGCGGATTTGCACAAACACTAGGCGTGACCCCAATATGGAAAGAAGCTGTAAATCAAGGAAAAGTCACCGCCACTGTGGCCTTTCCAGACTCTAATCCGGAAAATTCTTCTGCAGCTGCTTATGCCGTGTACTCGGGCGGAACCTTATCTAAGTCACATCTGCATAATTTGAAATTCTCCGCTATAGAAGACGAAAGAATTAATCAGCTGGCTACTAAGCCTGTAAAAGTGGAAGAAGCTATTATTACATTAGATATAAAGGATGCTCCTACCCAGCAGCTATTTATCTTGAGAACAGATGAAAAAGAACCGAAACTCTATATTTCCACAGATCAACATAGCATTGGAAAAAAGATGTCGTCAAACGGCTGGATTCCTATCGACTTGGATTTACCTTCCCTGGATAGCGCAGGCTTTTACGTGAAACTTAAAGGGGATGTCAAAAAGAAGGAGAATCTTCAATTGTTCCAAGGCACGATAATGGGAGGTCTTTACCGCGGTGCCGACGATTTTTCGAATCGAATCAAGTCAAAATTCGGATTTTATCCTGCGGCTGATGAACAGGAGGCATTTACGTCTGGACAGATTACCCGTGAAGAATATGAACAAGTCGGAGAGCATTTCACACAGTGGGTAACAGACGTCAGTTCATATATTAAAAGTACTTATCACCCCGACCTGCTGTTTTATTACTATCCTATGGTAGATACCGAACTGCATAAATTCTTATTAAGAGACCCTGCACAGCCAGGCTATACTCCCGCCAATGTACGAAAGAATGAAGAGTACGTAAGCTGGGCATTCAGTCAAGCTGATCAAGCGATTGGAAAAATACGCAACAACATGAATTCTGATGATCATTTGATAGTTATTTCAGACCATGGATTGGAACCAATTCATACAAGGCTATCTCCAAATAAGGAACTCGAGAAGGCTGGCCTTTTAGTGAGGGATCAAAAAGGAAAGATTGATTCGACTAAAACAAAAGCATATGCAGAAGCGAGCGGGACGATTGCACATGTCTATGTAAACTTAAAAGGCAGAGAACGCAGAGGAAGCGTGGAAGATACAGAATTTGATCAAGTAAAACAACAGATCGTGTCAATTTTTAAAACCCGTAAAGTTTTGTCCTCTATCGCTCAAAACCCAGAGAAAATGGTTCCCCCTAGTATACGCTGGCTTACTGGCAAAACAGAGAACCCTTCTAAAATAGTTACGTATCCGAATAAGTTAGGAGCATTTAATCCTGACTACAGCGAAGTTACTCCATATGAAAGAGTTTGGACATCGGATTCCGGTGAACATGACTTTTTAATGAATGGAAATAGCGGTGATGTCTTCTTATCAGCGGCCCCTGGATTTTTATTGGCTAGAAATGCGGATTTCGCTGTTGAGCCAACATTGGAACTTGGAAGTCACGGCGGTGATCCAGACCGTCGAAGACTGCGACCTATGTTGTATGCAGCCGGACCCGGAATTCCCCCGGGTGAAATGGACAATTCGATATCAATGGTGGACATTGCACCGAGTCTATATGAATTATTAGGGTTACAAACACCAGATTTTGTTGAGGGGAAACCAATTTGGAACAGCAAGTGA
- a CDS encoding aromatic acid exporter family protein — protein MRNFHFHGIRIVKTGIAIFLTAIICEWFHWPPVFAVITAIVTIEPTVSDSIKKGIVRFPASAIGSAYAVFFIALFGNSPITYTLAAVFTILTCYKLNLHAGLLVATLTAVAMVEVIHSNYLISFFIRLGTTTTGLLVSTAVNMIVFRPDYRKDILDSIQNIGARAGTLLEQTFRTILYDQHIDRKINRDIMHQLNKEIMKTETLIRFQRDESKLHPLIGGDKNELHMAERQLSYLHNLDYHLGNLINLPLNKISWTSSERAVIMDAVTELADDLQHAADYNSKKHQLQLKNITDLFWEDNEEITKNNDIHPTQFPPELIILYELVTIYNLVDRFYNPAQPICHHEVKQKD, from the coding sequence ATGCGAAACTTTCATTTCCATGGCATCCGAATTGTAAAAACAGGCATCGCCATATTTTTAACAGCCATTATTTGTGAATGGTTTCACTGGCCGCCTGTATTTGCAGTTATCACGGCTATTGTAACGATAGAACCGACCGTGAGTGATTCCATAAAAAAAGGCATCGTCCGATTTCCGGCATCTGCTATTGGTTCAGCATACGCTGTTTTTTTCATTGCACTTTTCGGGAACTCACCGATTACCTATACACTAGCTGCCGTATTCACCATTTTAACCTGTTACAAATTGAATCTCCATGCAGGGCTGCTTGTTGCAACATTGACAGCTGTCGCCATGGTCGAGGTCATCCATAGCAATTATTTAATCTCATTTTTCATTCGTCTAGGGACAACTACGACAGGTCTGCTAGTATCCACAGCTGTAAACATGATTGTCTTTCGCCCAGATTATCGAAAAGATATTTTAGACAGCATCCAGAATATCGGAGCACGGGCAGGAACACTACTTGAACAAACCTTCCGAACGATTCTCTATGATCAGCACATAGACCGGAAAATCAATAGGGATATCATGCACCAGCTCAACAAAGAAATCATGAAAACGGAAACTCTCATTCGTTTTCAACGGGATGAATCGAAATTGCATCCTCTGATAGGTGGAGATAAAAATGAACTTCATATGGCTGAAAGGCAATTATCCTATTTGCATAATCTGGATTATCATTTAGGAAATCTAATCAATTTACCCCTGAATAAGATTTCATGGACAAGTTCAGAACGTGCAGTCATCATGGACGCTGTAACGGAACTTGCCGATGATCTTCAGCATGCAGCAGACTACAATTCCAAAAAACATCAGCTTCAATTGAAAAACATTACAGATCTTTTCTGGGAAGACAATGAAGAGATCACAAAAAACAATGACATTCATCCAACTCAGTTCCCTCCTGAGTTAATTATTCTGTACGAGCTCGTCACAATATATAATTTAGTAGATCGATTTTACAATCCTGCTCAACCAATATGTCATCATGAAGTTAAGCAAAAAGATTGA